A region from the Achromobacter seleniivolatilans genome encodes:
- a CDS encoding YhbY family RNA-binding protein has translation MPILELTSRERSDLRSAAHPLRPVVLIGDNGLTEAVLKEIDLALSSHGLIKVRAGGDDREARDTMLSTICDTLSCAPVHHLGKTLILFRPLAGNVKPAALASKEPEAPAKRRSSEPYTPKKLAAEGKTLSKRPRRSETEEPKPAKTRYVPQDELNKNGKPMRPSNKRTASGSHGIPRRAGSAMSLRAGARSGTSRKSSKK, from the coding sequence ATGCCTATATTAGAACTTACCTCTCGTGAGCGCAGCGACCTTCGGTCCGCCGCCCACCCCCTGCGCCCCGTCGTCCTGATTGGCGACAATGGCCTGACCGAAGCCGTGCTCAAGGAAATTGACTTGGCACTGTCTTCGCACGGCCTCATCAAGGTACGCGCTGGCGGCGACGACCGCGAGGCCCGCGACACCATGTTGTCGACGATTTGCGACACTCTGTCTTGCGCCCCCGTGCATCACCTGGGCAAGACCCTGATTCTGTTCCGCCCGCTGGCCGGCAATGTAAAGCCCGCCGCACTGGCATCCAAGGAACCCGAGGCCCCCGCCAAACGCCGCAGCTCCGAGCCGTATACGCCGAAGAAGCTGGCCGCCGAAGGCAAGACCTTGTCCAAGCGTCCGCGCCGTAGCGAAACCGAAGAGCCCAAGCCGGCAAAAACCCGCTATGTGCCCCAGGACGAGCTGAACAAAAACGGCAAGCCCATGCGTCCTAGCAACAAGCGCACCGCCTCTGGCAGCCACGGCATTCCCCGCCGCGCTGGTAGCGCGATGAGCCTGCGTGCCGGAGCACGTAGCGGCACGAGCCGCAAGTCGTCGAAAAAGTAA
- a CDS encoding RlmE family RNA methyltransferase — protein sequence MAKNKFSKDWIHQHINDPYVKLAQQKGYRARAAFKLIEILDTEKLMYRGDLVIDLGSAPGSWSQVARERLAGPGGTVDGRIIALDLLPMEPVAGVEFIQGDFRDDEILKQLEDMVGSRAVDLVISDMAPNLSGVGLADAARIQHVCELAMEFSRAHLKPDGVLIVKAFHGSGFSQIVQSFKQHFKRVVERKPKASRAKSSETFLVARDLK from the coding sequence ATGGCCAAGAATAAATTCTCTAAAGACTGGATTCACCAGCACATCAATGATCCCTATGTGAAGCTGGCGCAACAGAAGGGCTACCGAGCCCGCGCCGCTTTCAAACTGATCGAGATCCTGGACACCGAAAAGCTGATGTACCGGGGCGACCTGGTCATTGACCTGGGTTCGGCGCCCGGCAGTTGGTCCCAAGTGGCGCGTGAGCGCCTGGCGGGGCCAGGCGGCACGGTGGACGGACGTATTATTGCGCTGGATCTGCTTCCCATGGAACCCGTTGCGGGCGTGGAATTCATCCAGGGCGACTTTCGCGACGATGAAATTCTGAAACAATTGGAAGACATGGTCGGATCTCGCGCCGTGGACCTTGTTATTTCAGACATGGCCCCCAACTTGTCAGGCGTGGGCCTTGCCGACGCTGCGCGCATCCAGCATGTGTGCGAGTTGGCGATGGAGTTTTCCCGCGCTCATCTGAAGCCGGATGGCGTGCTGATCGTCAAAGCTTTTCACGGCAGCGGTTTTTCGCAAATCGTGCAGAGCTTCAAGCAGCACTTCAAACGGGTGGTAGAGCGCAAGCCGAAGGCGTCGAGGGCGAAATCCTCCGAAACCTTTCTGGTTGCCCGCGATCTGAAATAA